The following DNA comes from Naumovozyma castellii chromosome 4, complete genome.
CCTCCTCTGAAGTTGTTTGCTATAGTTGACTGACAAGCCTTTAAGGGAACGATTTGACATTCCGAAGTAACTTAATGGCTTGAAACATAAAAGTGATTGAATGACAAAGGGACAAAGAAACACATTTggttatattatttatggAGGACATCCTTATTGGACGACTCATTGAAAGAGATATTAGGGAATCACGGTTCCAAGAGCTGTTCGAGGATGTGACTACTGTTTCTATTGAGGGAAGCGAACCCACATCTGTCCAGGCAATTCAACAGCTGCAAAAGATgttgaaagagaaagaggAGGAAATAAAGTCTCTGAAGGAAATTATAGCGGTAATGAATAAGAAAGACTACAAGTTGAATGATGAACTAGTGAGTTtaaacattgaaaataacGTCTTGCAGGACAAATTGAATGCTCTGACTCTGGAACACGATAAGTTGGTAAGTAGATGGTTAGCAAAGGTTCAAGAGGAGGTAGAAACAATGAATGCTAAGCTGGATGTTGTCTAAACTTAATTTTTCCACCCAGTGACAGATATAGACTTGGCTATACGCTTTGAGTCTTCGCATGTGACAGACGTTACAATTCCAAAGGGACAATGGAGGACTATCGATAAGCAAAGGAAAGCTGAGATGATCGTTTATTTACAGagttttttatttaaaatatgaatGTGTATCGATTATTT
Coding sequences within:
- the ATG16 gene encoding Atg16p (ancestral locus Anc_2.354); translated protein: MEDILIGRLIERDIRESRFQELFEDVTTVSIEGSEPTSVQAIQQLQKMLKEKEEEIKSLKEIIAVMNKKDYKLNDELVSLNIENNVLQDKLNALTLEHDKLVSRWLAKVQEEVETMNAKLDVV